The window GGGCTTCCCACTTTTAATATAAAAGAAGAggaacaatattgcagagaaagagagagagggaatTCTTATGgaattttgggatgaattacaatagaatataaccctctatttatagggagagagtgacttagccaccaagtaataaaccctagaatctctctaaatatagacattcaccataaataaagttctatttataacactccccttgtatgtctattcaacagataatgtgcctcgttaaaaccttaactaaaataaaacccagtggaaaaaaaattctagaaaaggaaaaagagtacacatgtttagaaatgcaccttttggttgcctcgttaaaaatcttgcaacgaaaatccagtgggacaaaaccttgtaagggaaaaagagtgcaacgcacattaactccccctgatgagagcatcaattcacatccttgagtctcctcatcccaatcttgtacactagcgTTTTGAAGGTTGAAGTCGGTAGAGacttggtgaacaaatcagccatattatcacttgaacgaatttgttgcacattgatatcactattcttttgaagatcatgagtaaaaaataactttggtgaaatgtgctttgtcctatttccttttatgaatcctccattcaattgggctatgcatactgcattgtcttcatacaaaattatgggtagtttgtcacacttcaaaccacatttgtctcgaataagatgtattatagacctcaaccacacacattctagacttgcttcatgaatagcaattatctcagtaTGATTAGATGAAGTATCCAAAactgattgcttagtcgatcgccaagatatggcagtccCCCCACAGgtaacacatagcctgtttgagatcgagccttgtgtgggtcagataaatacccagcattggcataaccaacaagatcaggaCTGCAATTAGTGCCATAAAATAAGCTCATATCGGTAGTTCCTTTTAGATACcgtaatatgtgtttgattctatTCCAATATCTCCTTGTaagagcagagctatatcttgctaagacattaactgaaaaaagTTTTGTCAGGCCTTTTAgcgttagcaagatacattagttcACCAATtacactaagatatggtacttcaggagtAAGTAGCTCTTCATTCACttcttgaggtcggaatggatccttATTCATATCAAGTGATTGAACAACCATCgaagtacttaatggatgtgctccatccatgtaaaaccgtttcaataccttttttatataggcagattgatgaacaaaaatttcGTTTGCTAAATTTTtaatttgcaaaccaagacataattttgtctttccgagatctttcatctcgaattccttctttaaataatcaatttccTTTTTGGAGTTATATAAGAGTTCCAATAaagtttatgtcatcaacatatacggcaagtacaataaattccgatgttgttttctttataaaaacgcACGGGCAAATGGTATCATTTAtatagcctttctttaataaatactcactaagacgaTTATACATTcatcctgattgctttagaccatataaAGATCTTTGCAATATGATTGAAAACATTTCCTGGGACTTTGAATTATTTGCGTtgggcattttaaatccctcgggaatattcatgtatatctcattatcaagtgagccataaAGGTATGTGGTAACCACAtcaattaaatgcatgtcagCTTTCATGGACATTAAGACTAATGAGATAACAGAACGTTATAACACCCATAACAGGAGAAtacgtctcttcataatcgacaccaggcctttgtgaaaatccttgtgcaacaaggcgttccttatatctttgtacctcatttttctcattccttttacgtacaaagacccatttatagccaacaggcttaacaccattaggtgtttggactatagGCCCAAAAGCTTTacgttttgcaagtgaattcaactatgattggattgttttttgccattttggccaatcacgtctttgtcgacattctccaataGATTGATGTttaagatcctcactatcttgaataatgctagatgcaacattatatgcaaagacactatccaccactatatccaattgattcaaatttgtctcaatatcgattggatttattgatagttccttatttgtTTGAGTCTCGGGCTCAGTGgtttcctcatgaatctcagaTTTGTTAAATCGTGAATTTCTTCATGAGATTCTTTTGTAGTgttattttgatcatttgttttcttttttctaggatttcgatccttagaacctaatggtctgccacgttttaggcatgcttttgactcattagctatgacactagaagattgtccaatagggacatcaatacggattggaacattctctgcagggatatgtgattttgttatccttttcagatccgtaaatgcatctggcatttgatttgctattttctgcaaatggataatcttttttcacctctttttcacaaatagaggcacgtggatcaagatgagccaatgatggattttccacaaaatttTCCGTTTCTTTTCACAATTTTCtcccctaattttgggaaaagtgtctCATCGAATCGACAGTCTGCAAATCGTGCACTGAACAGATCCCCCGTTAATGTTTCAAGATAGAGAATAAcggagggcgattcaaacccaacatatattcctaaccttttTTTGGGACCcattttggtgcgatatggcggtgctacaggaacatatactgcgcatccaaaaatttttaaatgggatatattaggttcatgacccaaaactaattgcaacggaaagtatttatgataatttgtcggtctgagacgaactagcattgctgcatgcaaaatggcgtgaccccaaacagaagtgggtaACCCTCGTTTTCTTGAGTAACGGTCTTGTTATTaattgcagacgtttaattaaagactctgctaggccattttgagtgtgagCATGAGCTATAGGATGTTTCACTTTTATCCCGATTGAtaagaaataataattaaatgcttgggatgaaaactcagcagcattatcaagtctaatagacttaattggagtATCAGGGAATTGcgcccgtaatcgaattatttgtgccattaattttgcaaacgcgaggttgcgagatgacaataggcacacatgagaacATCTAGATGATGCacctattaagaccataaaatatctaaacgacccactaggtgggtgaatagttccacaaatgtccccttgtatacgttctaaaaatgcagaggactcaatcccaacctttgttggtgatggtcttatAATTAAcatgccttgataacaagaagttcaagaaaattcattatttaaaagaatctttaaattctttaatggatgcccatttgagttttctataattcgtctcatcataattgatccagggtgtcccaatcgatcatgccaaagtacaaaagtattggaattaGTAACCTTTTTGTTTACagtagaatgtgcctcaattgcactaattcttgcCCAATACAGGACACAAGATAAAGATGtgaacttctcaataaccctcttttagccagagacattcttggtaattATGAtatattcaagattattctcatctattgtctcaatatgatatccatttcggcggatatctttaaaactcaacaagttcctcttggacttggaggagaacattgcattctctataataagtattgttcccttagacagagttatagtagctcttccagagccttcagtTAATTTACTACTACGAGAAATTATAGTAACATCTGCCTTATgcatacttaaatgagagaaatatttcttctctttgaatattgtatgtgttgtacatgaatcaactaaacaaatatttttacaattgaacgttgatccaagtttgctttgtGAGATATCTATATTTGCTTCCCATTATTtgacatacaaaagaaatatataaataaatattagtatttttagagaaaaaaataggaGAATAACAGAGTTAAACCAATAATTCAATAATGATCTTGTAATGCAATTTTGAGCAAACTCTAATTATCATACAAATAATTACATAgctaaaaataatgaaattatgagtACACTACACATATGACTAATACAAGTACAATAAATTTATTTACATTATATAACTTATTTGATTTTGTATTTACAACAAATTGCATTTCACTCGGTTTAACATAACAAAATAAAACTGAACAGTGTAAAAATTATTAAAGTAATGACCGTACAGCATTTTCTTGTCGTCATTAGACAAATCATTTAAATCAAATACCTTTGATGCACATTAGTCATAAGTACATATCTGTTTTATCCATATACATGTCATAAGTTGGAAATCTTTTTGTATCCATTAACTGACGCATCTATATTTTGTGAGCAACAACATTTATATGATTAAATTGCAGCTCTATAGATCCTAACAACAGAAACATTGTTGGCTTCTTGGGATTTCAAAACGAACAAAGTCtatttaataaaacaaataatattaattgataCTAATCACTATTACTCATTTAAAGAACTACGATTACATGATGTTTATTCACTAACTAGTACGAATaggcaaaaataaaatttaaactaCTCAATCATCTTTCACCATAGATCCATCACCGATCAAGCGGTCTATTTTCCTATCATGGTACTCAAAGAAGTCTGCCACATCCAAGTGGATGATGTCAAAATTATTGTCAGAGACAAAATTGGCTTCAGGGCCTTTAttctttagagatgcttgataaagctcaaccaaatgtcTTGGTACACAACAAATATTTGCCCAATGCCCTTGTCCACCGCAACGATAGCATTCAGTTTCTGAACCATTTACGTTTGgcttctcatctttccctttccATTTTTGGTGGTTATTTCTCTTTGGGGGATGATTAACACCAGGAAAATTTCTTACTTGTCTACGGCCACAACCACGACCACGACTAGAGTCACAGCCTTTTCCACGCTTAGCATAATGAGAATACACCTCATCCACTTCAGGCAATGGTGTAGATCCAGTGGGTCGATTTTCGTGATTTCTCATGAGCAAATCGTTGTTTCTTTCagccacaaggagaagagaaatcaactcagagtacttcttgaaacctttctctctCTACTGTTGTTGCAGGACCATACTGGAGGCATGAAATGTTGTAAacattttttcaagcatatcatagtcagtgatagtatctccacagagtttcaacttagaagtaattctgaacatcgcagaattatatacagaaacagacttaaagtcttggagcctcagatgagtccaatcatatcgtgcttgtggaagagtgaccaactttaagttgtcatatctttccgttaagccattccacaaaacaagtggGTCTTTGACTGTGtgatattctattttcaacccttTATTAAGGTGATgacgcaagaaaatcaaggccttagttttctctttaatggcgtctccaagacccattgcatcaacatggatttcagcatccaacacccatgtcatatagttcttgcccgaaatttcaagggcaacgaactttcttttcataatatcagtcataattaaaagaggagaaaagttataccttagtcttctcaaagagcttcttgagacggtagagtctcgtgctgataacgtgttataaaatataactcaaagtaacaatatggaacaagaaaaaaacaagctaagagatatatggAGAAAGATAGAAGAGTTTATTTATAGGGAGAGAGTGACTTAGTGTCACGactcggattttccaccctcgggggtcgtgatggagcctactaatgaaagctaggcaagccaatggttccaattacttaacctttctcatatattttaatcctttaacaatggTGAACAACACCATATAAACATCGGAATTAAGCAGAAGAAAAGAGATGTAACGATTATTACCAACAAAATTCCATAACTAAAAGCTACCCAGATCTAGTGTCACAATTTCACTGActgtctaagagtactacaaacaAAAGGtccgaaagataaatacaaactgCTTTAGAAATACATAGAAAAAATAGTATAGAAAGATAAAAgtagacgccaaggcctgcggacgcctgcaggactacctcgggttgcctgaatggactgaagacaacaccctcactgcggtccaaaagttgctgcaccgggatctacacacaatgcagagtgtagtatcagcacgaccgaccccatgtgttggtaagtgcctagcctaacctcggcaaagtagtaatgaggctaggaccagactaccaaataaacccgtgcagttaaatcatatacaatggaaaataaaagcagatattcacagttaaagatgggaaggggaaagcATGCTACGGGGAGTATCAGATAACAACAAAATACCAAAGAGGAAtgtaaagaaatcataatttaATTGACAACAATAATGAGGAAAACAAACACAGTATTCACATTcatttctttcttgttgcaggcgtgcaacccgatcctatttcatatatctcgttacaggcgtgtaacccgctcctatttcatatatctcattgcaggcgtgcaacccgctcccatttcatatatcttgttgcaggcatgcaacccgctcctatttcatatatctcgttgcaagcgtgcaacccgctctcatttcatatatctcattgcaggtgtgcaacccgctcccatttcatatatttccgtggcggcgtgccaaccgatcccatttacaaatcatcatcaatcacaaagaatcccgacaagaaaataagagtataacaacaatatcccggcaagggaaacaatatcattaACAATAACCtcctggcaagggagacaatgtcataacaataacatcccggcaaaagagacaatatcataaacaataacatcccggcaagggagacaatatcataaacaatagcATCCCatcaagggaaccaacaatgataatcaacatattaagcatgaataaatcTCAACGAAGCCACAACAATTACAACACTAGACCCATGgccatgcttgacaccgacgtatagatactcgtcaccatgcctatacgtcgtactcctcaattaacacataacaaataagacccaactcctaatccctcaagctaaggttagaccaaacacttacctcgatgccattaacacaattcaagcctcaactaccgctttacctcttgtttccaccaccagtTTGACCGTATCTacccacaagttacttaactatatcaataaatgctaactGAATCAATTTTACtacatgaaaataagttttccaatgtTTTTtccaaaaggtcaaaaatcgatcccgagcccacatggtcaaaacccgacgttcaaaccaaaacccgattacccattcacccatgaacccaaatatataatttgttttgaaatcggacctcaaatcgaggttcaaatcctcaaaatttgaaaaagaaactaacttttacccaaaacacctaatttcccccatgaaaacccttgattttgagttaaaGTCATGTGAAAggatgttaaagattaatgaaaacgaattagaaatgacttacaatcgatttggaagagtacttgtctttgaaaaatcacccaaaggtgtttaggttttgaaaacgTTTGAAAAATTAAACATTTTCGGCTAAATTATGAATTTGCAGGTCGAAGATGTctcaattgcgaccagggttcgcaattgcgaaccccttcaaAACCTGttgacttcgcaaatgtgaagattttgtcgcatttgcgaccaagtgCAATTTTtgtcaccttcgcatttgcgtgGGACCCTTCGTAAATGCGATATCACATTTGCGATAcaaacgtcgcatttgcgaccaaggtaGCCCAGGTCGACTTTCGCATTTGCAGTACTTTTCTCGCATTTACGAACCAGGCCTGCAGACATGCAATATACCAgcaatttcctaagtccaaatttcactccgtagcatatccaaaactcacccaagccatcagggctccaaaccaaacatgcgcgcaagtccaaaaatatcatacggacttgctcgtgcgatcaaatcatcaaaacaacatcaataactatgaatttagcatcaaaatcaaagaaaatctcaacaactttcaaagcttcaaattttacaactaatGTTCCGAATCACGTTATATGACCTCCGTTTCTAAACAAATTTTATAGTCtgaacttaaatcacatataagacatgtatcgggcaccgaaaccaaaatacgggcatgataccatcaaattcaaacatatttcatttccaaaaactcatatatattccagaaaataattttctttaaaaattcatttctcaggcttaggaccttggaatttaattccggggcatacgcccaaatcccatatttttcaatggaccctccgggatcatcaaatcatgggtccgggtccgtttacccaaaatgttgaccgaagtcaaccttaattcattttaaaaacaaaattcacgattttcacataatggctttctggATACACGCTCGGACTGTGCACACACAACGAGGTGAGtcaaaaaggaggttttaaggcctcacagaatttatttctaaaacaagtgatgaccttttgggtcatcacattctccacctctaaaacaactgttcgtcctcgaacggacataagaagaaagtacttgagtcggagaaaagatggggataacggcttcgCATATCAGAATCAGATTCTTAAGtcgatgcctcaacaggctgacctctccactgaacacgaacagaagggaaactcttcgatctcaactgacaaacctaccgatctagaatagctactggctcctcctcataggacaagtccttgtccaactggacagtgcagaagtctaacatgtgggatggatcgccgtgatacttccgaagcatggacacatgaaacactgggtgcacgaTTGATAAGCTCGGTggaaatgcaagtctgtaagccacctctcccactcgatcaagaatctcaaacaggccaatgaacctagggctaagcttgcccttcttcccaaacctcatcacgcccttcataggagacacccaaagcaacacccgctcaccgaccatgaatgtcaaatcacgaaccttacggtcggcataactcttttgcctggactgagctgtacgaagcgtATCCTGAATAattctgaccttgtccaaggcatcctgtacgagatccgtacccaacaactgatCCTCTCTTGGCTCAAACCATATAGCCAAcaatcgacaccgcctaccatataaagcctcataaggagccatctggatgctcgactagtagttgttgttgtaggcaaactccgctaaagacaaaaactaatcccacgagcctccaaagtaaatgacacaagctcggagcatatcctccaaaatctgaatagtacgctcggactgcccgtccatctgaggatgaaatgttgtactcaactctaccagtgtgcccaactcacgctgaacgaCTCTCCAGAATTGCAAGATAAACTGCGTACCTctgtccgaaatgatagacatgggcacaccatgaaggcgaacaatctcccggatatagatctcagctaacctctccgAAGAATAGGAGATTGCCATAAcaatgaaatatgctgacttggtcagcctatcaacaataacccacaatGCATccaacttcctctgagtccgtgggagtccaacaacaaagtccatagtgatacgctctcacttccactcaggaatctctatcttctggaacacaccaccaggtctctgatgctcgtactttacttgctgacaattcaaacaccgagccacatagacaacaatatccttcttcatcctcctccatcaataatgttgccacagatcctgatatatcttagcggcgcccagatgaatagagtaccgggaactgtgggcctcctctaaaatcaactttcggagtccatccacattaggcacataaactCGACCCtccagcctcaaaactccatcatctcctaatgtaatcTTCTTGGCACCACCATGCAGTATTGTGTCCCTAAGGAAACACAAATGAAGATTattatactgccgatctcggatatgctccaataaagaagaacaagcgactgtgcaagctaatacacAGCTggactcagaaacatccaacctcacgaactgattggcgaaatcctgaacatctaaagcaagcggtctctcaccgaccaaaatataagcaagactgcccatactggctgacttcctactcaaggcatcggccaccatattggcctttctcggatggtataagatggtgatatcatagtccttcagtaactccaaccaccttctttgcctTAAATTttgctccttctgcttgaacaagtactgcagactcttgtgatccgtgaacacctcacatgacacgccatatagataatgcctccaaatcttcaacgtgtgaacaatggatgctaactacaaatcatgaactgggtaattcttctcatgaatcttcaacttccataagcaatgaccttgccatcctacatcaacactacaccaagtccaatacaaggtgcatcacaataaactgtatatggccctgaacctgtgggcaaaaccaacattgaCGCCATattcaaagttgtcttgagcttctgaaagctcgcctcacactcgtacgaccacctgaactgggcacccttcttggtcaacctagtcatcggggctgcaacagatgaaaacccctccacaaaccgacgataatagcttgccaagcccaagaaactccggatctctgtagctgatgctggtgtaggctagttcttgactgtctctatcttcttaggatctacctgaataccctctgttgatacaacataacccaagaatgcaactgaactcaaccagaactcacacttcaaaaacttagcatacaactgactatccctcaaagtctgaagaaccactctcagatgttgtcatgatcctcccaactgtgggaatagatcaaaatatcatcaatgaagactatcacgaatgaatccaagtaaggcttggacacttggttcatcaaatccataaaagctacaggggcattggtcaacccaaatgacatcaccaaaaactcataatgcccataccgagtgcagaaagttatattagggacatcagatgccctaatcctcaactgatggtagccagatctcaagtaaatcttcaaaaataacttggcaccctgaagctgctcaaacaaatcatcaatcctcggcaatggatacttattctttattgtaaccttgttcaactgccggtaatctatacacattctcatcaatccatcctttttcttaacaaacaacaccggtgcaccccaaggcgagacactaggtctaatgaagcctttatcaagcaagtcttgcaattgatccttcaattctttcaactgaggcagggccatacgatgcagcggaatagaaatgggctaagtgctcggagccaaattaatgcagaagtcaatatccctgtcgggtggcatccttggcaggtctgaaggaaatacctcaagaaactcacgaacaacaggcacagaatcaatagaaggaacctcagcgctagaatcacgaacatatgccaaataggtcaaacaccccttctcgaccatacgccgagtttcacatatgagataacactacgggcagaatgactaggagtccctctccactctaaacgaggtaaacttagcaaggctaaggtcacagtcttggcatgacagtccaagatagcgtggtaaggtgataactagtccatccccaatatgacatcaaaatcaatcatatccaaaagtaacaaatctacacgagtctcatgaccccaatcacaactatacatgaatgatggacacgatctacgataatagaatcacccaccagtgtagacacatatacaggagcactcaaggaatcactaggcatgaccagatacggtgcaaaataagatgacacataggagtacatAGATCtaggatcaaatagaactaaagcatttctactacaaaccagaacagtacttgTGATAACTGTATCGGAAGCTtcaacctcaggcctggctggaagagcataacaacgaggctgggccccaccactctaaattACATCTCTGGGACGGTCTGCTACTggttggcctctacctctagcggcctgactccacctctaatacctctacctccacctctagtacccCTACTTCCACCTTTAGCTAGCTAGGCGGGCGGTGGAATGCTCGGTGCCTGAActatagcacgggaaccctggtgCTGAGAACTGCTTGGTGCTctagggaaaaatctagcaatatgcctcgtgtcaccacaagtaaaacaatCCTTCAGCTGCTAGGGCTGACGACCCTAAAAACTCTAAAGCGGagatgcactaataggagctggatatgcactataggactgctgatcagaatactgcatgtgagaaccacgaccacctgaagtactatgagaaacctaaagtgctgacttaaaaggcctaggaggatggcctctaccatacaaatccctgcctctatacgaggcaccactaaatctgcctgaatgacgaggcctcttgttagaTCCCTGACCACCccctacgatagaaccatctcaactctcctggccacattggccgcctcctgaaaagaaatctcactccccgtctccttagccatctgcaatcgaataggctgaatgagtccctcaatgaacctcctcacactctctctctctctcagcgAGAAGTATAAGAAGATCATGACGGGCGAAGTCAATAAAtctagtctcgtactgagtaagaGTCATAGAAACCTGCttgagatgctcaaactgcctcctatagttctccctctgagtgtCGGGAAGTAACTTATCCAAAAATAGTtaagaaaactgatcccaagccAAATCTAGTAACCCcactggtctagccaagcaataatctctccaccaagtcttggcagaaccAGACAAACAAAAAGcaacaaagtcgaccccattggtctccaataTCCCCATGTTcttaagaacctcatgacaactatctAAATAATCATGGGGATCTTCAGAAGatacaccgctgaaagtggtagtgacgAGCTTGGTGAATCTGTCCAATCTCTACAAGGAATCAGCAtgcatagctgctccatcaccagtctgagctaccacactcgGCTAAACTGCTCCAATTCGCTGAGCTGTTGGAGTTTGAAACTGGGGATCTGCTCCGGAGTAcgggtagcaggagtctgggcttctcctccagcctaagagatGACTGGTGCTACAAGAAGTAAGCCTgtctgggtgacactctccatacggcccactagacggacatgagcatcctggagtattggggtagcaataaacccctatAGGACCTGAGATGGGCCCACCGAAACTACCTGGGCCGGAACCTTATTATCAAACTCAACccgaggctccgccgctggtgctgccgctctaggctgagctcttcccctacctcggcctctagcatggcctcagcctcgccctctgcccctcgtgggagctactactgggggctcgggctgctgattaGTGGATGAGGAAGAGCGTGTTCTCGCTATctacgaaagaatagagtagaaattcaattagcattgagaaaccaaatcgcACGACAGGAAAAAATAGATGTgtagtttttcctaactctatagcctctgggggataaatacagacgtctctgtaccgatccctcaaactctactaagcttgtccgtaaaTTGTGatacctaagtaacctagag is drawn from Nicotiana tabacum cultivar K326 chromosome 22, ASM71507v2, whole genome shotgun sequence and contains these coding sequences:
- the LOC107823841 gene encoding uncharacterized protein LOC107823841, producing MRNHENRPTGSTPLPEVDEVYSHYAKRGKGCDSSRGRGCGRRQVRNFPGVNHPPKRNNHQKWKGKDEKPNVNGSETECYRCGGQGHWANICCVPRHLVELYQASLKNKGPEANFVSDNNFDIIHLDVADFFEYHDRKIDRLIGDGSMVKDD